Proteins encoded within one genomic window of Leucoraja erinacea ecotype New England chromosome 24, Leri_hhj_1, whole genome shotgun sequence:
- the sdhc gene encoding succinate dehydrogenase cytochrome b560 subunit, mitochondrial — MALLWRLAGRRCLGSPISPGPLLHRVCWAGSTAQQEMDRFWQKNQRLNRPLSPHIAIYRWSLPMAMSILHRGTGAALSSGVSLFAVAALLLPGDYPSYLELLRSLQLGTGLIGALKFTLAFPLAYHTWNGMRHLAWDTAHALRMPQVQSSGYLVLTLTVATCLGLAML, encoded by the exons ATGGCGCTGCTGTGGAG GCTGGCTGGCAGGAGGTGTCTGGGCTCTCCAATCTCACCTGGGCCCCTGCTTCACAG GGTTTGCTGGGCGGGTTCCACGGCCCAACAGGAGATGGATCGATTCTGGCAGAAGAACCAACGGTTGAACCGGCCTTTGTCTCCCCACATCGCCATCTACAG ATGGTCGTTGCCCATGGCCATGTCAATATTGCATCGTGGAACGGGAGCTGCCCTGAGTTCAG GAGTGTCTCTCTTCGCCGTGGCTGCCCTGCTGCTGCCCGGGGACTACCCCAGTTACCTGGAGCTGCTGCGCAGTCTGCAGCTGGGCACTGGCCTTATTGGGGCCCTCAAGTTCACTCTCGCCTTCCCCCTGGCCTACCACACCTGGAACGGGATGCGGCACCTG GCCTGGGACACGGCCCATGCTCTCAGGATGCCGCAGGTACAGAGCTCAGGGTACTTGGTCCTCACTTTGACCGTTGCCACCTGCCTGGGGCTGGCCATGctgtga
- the cfap126 gene encoding protein Flattop isoform X2, giving the protein MAYSYHANQYEGAYNHTRMTSWTVPKPRDQTSKKPKFREGSSFFIANDRGYLAPDVPRSKENPWGTFLGTWDLPQHIPQPRPNLTARNPANTARLMKQVKASPLCRASNGFGLQPMFLHCVEPALEDQCSQTQGSPNSPLQFRTQGGDQEATAGSDGPFPRTGRPGPGGTAASLPHICPSPPGTQGTGRRLSAGTRGHGLDCQEYPRSREQPGREPEPVASAVRCGSPLIG; this is encoded by the exons ATGGCCTACAGTTACCATGCCAATCAG TATGAAGGAGCGTACAACCACACGCGGATGACCAGCTGGACTGTTCCCAAACCTCGTGACCAAACCTCCAAG AAACCAAAATTTCGAGAAGGATCGAGCTTCTTCATTGCAAATGACAGAGGATACCTGGCGCCAGATGTGCCCCGGTCGAAG GAGAATCCCTGGGGAACATTCCTCGGGACCTGGGATCTTCCCCAACACATCCCACAGCCACGACCTAATCTCACAGCACGCAACCCCGCCAATACAGCCCGACTGATGAAGCAGGTGAAGGCGTCGCCGTTATGCCGAGCCAGCAACGGCTTTGGACTGCAGCCGATGTTCCTG CACTGCGTGGAGCCGGCGTTGGAGGATCAGTGCAGCCAAACACAGGGCTCCCCCAACTCTCCTCTCCAGTTCCGCACTCAGGGCGGAGACCAAGAGGCAACCGCTGGAAGTGACGGGCCCTTCCCACGCACCGGGCGGCCTGGCCCTGGGGGCACTGCAGCCAGTCTCCCACATATCTGCCCATCCCCTCCAGGGACACAGGGGACCGGCAGGCGCCTGTCTGCTGGGACCAGGGGTCACGGGCTGGACTGCCAAGAGTACCCACGGAGTCGGGAGCAGCCGGGGCGGGAGCCGGAGCCCGTCGCGTCGGCCGTCCGTTGCGGGAGCCCCCTCATTGGGTGA
- the cfap126 gene encoding protein Flattop isoform X1 codes for MTELENARGWGKYEGAYNHTRMTSWTVPKPRDQTSKKPKFREGSSFFIANDRGYLAPDVPRSKENPWGTFLGTWDLPQHIPQPRPNLTARNPANTARLMKQVKASPLCRASNGFGLQPMFLHCVEPALEDQCSQTQGSPNSPLQFRTQGGDQEATAGSDGPFPRTGRPGPGGTAASLPHICPSPPGTQGTGRRLSAGTRGHGLDCQEYPRSREQPGREPEPVASAVRCGSPLIG; via the exons ATGACAGAGTTGGAGAATGCTCGGGGTTGGGGAAAG TATGAAGGAGCGTACAACCACACGCGGATGACCAGCTGGACTGTTCCCAAACCTCGTGACCAAACCTCCAAG AAACCAAAATTTCGAGAAGGATCGAGCTTCTTCATTGCAAATGACAGAGGATACCTGGCGCCAGATGTGCCCCGGTCGAAG GAGAATCCCTGGGGAACATTCCTCGGGACCTGGGATCTTCCCCAACACATCCCACAGCCACGACCTAATCTCACAGCACGCAACCCCGCCAATACAGCCCGACTGATGAAGCAGGTGAAGGCGTCGCCGTTATGCCGAGCCAGCAACGGCTTTGGACTGCAGCCGATGTTCCTG CACTGCGTGGAGCCGGCGTTGGAGGATCAGTGCAGCCAAACACAGGGCTCCCCCAACTCTCCTCTCCAGTTCCGCACTCAGGGCGGAGACCAAGAGGCAACCGCTGGAAGTGACGGGCCCTTCCCACGCACCGGGCGGCCTGGCCCTGGGGGCACTGCAGCCAGTCTCCCACATATCTGCCCATCCCCTCCAGGGACACAGGGGACCGGCAGGCGCCTGTCTGCTGGGACCAGGGGTCACGGGCTGGACTGCCAAGAGTACCCACGGAGTCGGGAGCAGCCGGGGCGGGAGCCGGAGCCCGTCGCGTCGGCCGTCCGTTGCGGGAGCCCCCTCATTGGGTGA
- the LOC129708551 gene encoding ATP-sensitive inward rectifier potassium channel 10-like, which translates to MSSAKVFSSQTPPMDVQPLLKPGRPRGRVMSKDGRSNVRLVHVSGWGYLYLKDLWTTFVDLKWRYKLALFCTSFAGTWLMFGLAWYLVALLHGDLEGAQVSANHTLCVANMRTLTAAFLFSLESQTTIGYGYRYISEECPAAILLLVVQLILTTLLEVFITGTFLAKVARPKKRAEGVRFSRHAVVSPRLGCLALQVRVANVRRSLLLGCQVSGKLLRAGPAQDGVSMQLHQADVTFRLDGGTDSPFLVLPLTFHHPIDQDSPLAAFALGQGRAGDGVRAPDDAFELVVILSGTVESTSALCQARTSYLPEEILWGYEFCPVVSLSPNGKYLADFASFDRMLRVPGMERAGAGAGAGEKVRLEQELKRGPAKEGSARNVKISNV; encoded by the coding sequence ATGTCCTCGGCCAAAGTCTTCTCCAGTCAAACGCCACCGATGGACGTCCAGCCGCTGCTGAAGCCGGGCCGCCCGCGGGGGCGGGTGATGAGCAAAGACGGCCGGAGCAACGTGCGGCTGGTCCATGTCAGCGGCTGGGGCTACCTGTACCTCAAGGACCTGTGGACCACCTTCGTCGACCTGAAGTGGCGCTACAAGCTGGCTCTGTTCTGCACCAGCTTCGCGGGCACCTGGCTGATGTTCGGCCTGGCCTGGTACCTAGTGGCGCTGTTGCATGGGGACCTGGAGGGAGCCCAGGTGTCCGCCAACCACACCCTGTGCGTGGCCAACATGAGGACACTCACTGCCGCCTTCCTCTTCTCGCTCGAGTCTCAGACCACCATCGGCTACGGCTACCGCTACATCTCAGAGGAATGTCCCGCCGCCATCCTGCTGCTGGTGGTACAGCTGATCCTCACCACCCTGCTCGAGGTGTTCATCACCGGCACCTTCCTGGCCAAAGTGGCCAGGCCCAAGAAGCGAGCGGAGGGGGTGCGCTTTAGCCGGCACGCCGTGGTCTCCCCGCGGCTCGGCTGCCTGGCGCTGCAGGTGAGGGTGGCCAATGTCCGGCGCAGCTTGTTGCTGGGCTGCCAGGTGTCGGGCAAGTTGCTGCGGGCCGGTCCGGCCCAGGACGGCGTCTCCATGCAACTACACCAAGCCGACGTGACCTTCCGGCTGGACGGCGGCACCGACAGCCCGTTCCTAGTGCTgcccctcaccttccaccacCCCATCGATCAGGACAGTCCCCTGGCCGCCTTCGCCCTGGGGCAGGGCCGGGCTGGGGACGGGGTCCGTGCCCCCGACGATGCCTTCGAGCTGGTGGTGATCCTGAGCGGCACGGTGGAGTCGACCAGCGCCCTGTGCCAGGCCCGAACCTCCTACCTGCCCGAGGAGATCCTGTGGGGCTACGAGTTCTGCCCCGTCGTGTCGCTCTCGCCCAACGGCAAGTACCTGGCCGACTTCGCCAGCTTCGACCGCATGTTGCGGGTGCCGGGGATGGAgagggccggggccggggccggcGCTGGGGAGAAGGTTCGGCTCGAACAGGAGCTGAAGAGGGGGCCGGCCAAGGAGGGCAGCGCACGCAACGTGAAGATCAGTAACGTCTGA